Proteins encoded in a region of the Bicyclus anynana chromosome 27, ilBicAnyn1.1, whole genome shotgun sequence genome:
- the LOC112056165 gene encoding uncharacterized protein LOC112056165 gives MLCLAVAVRACHLNLHKNKHKDCDKNNHKDDDCDKNNDKDDDCDNDSDKDDDSDEDDDCDNNNHKDKHKHNHKDDNKHNDKVDDCKEKVGSTDRGGNRRNSEPRRGRQQLKPVYKIPRQPTHQKPMPIGQPTQQQPIPSQPQPIPSQPAQPQPLPSQPIQTQPAPIPSNPQPTSQVAGGLALASTRGADSSAAATSGDGSAAAGNLVPNGRNVLARSTNIGSSAAATGENASAAALNPASSTNNPGNNPTIPDANPLNPGNNTPNPGNNTPNPGNNTPIPDNNTPNPGNNTPNPGNNTPNPDKKCDKKGDLLDLDLNAVLDLGGGVKDKLPTNSLPAANTLPTDAKPCGDAKAPVDPSSLPVNPASLPVNPTGLPVDPTGLPVDPTSLPVDPTSLPVDPTGLPVNPSSLPVDSVTKCANPDSLIRCNKGVGGNGGGDLISGALGKGGKFFGGLGGLTGGAGGLTGGAGGLTDTAGGVSHATDAAGDLGGLTGGAGGITGGAGGLTDTAGGVSHATDAAGDLGGLTGGAGGLTGGAGGLTDTAGGVSHATDAAGDLGGLTGGAGGLTGGADYPIEAVKDIGGKKVNAFKGLKDKAGNVIGGITAKKVNAIKGLKGNNIEGVKGKAGDVIGTKQGKGKITKGKLAKSKLAKDKLAKGKLSKGKLIKGKLAKDKLAKSKIAKSKLAKGKLAKSKLVKGKLAKGKKGKVFDAVTGGRRGGKGGCNKKGKGGKDQPNPVTDVTDQTGGVTDGLVGGNPATDVKQAEGVTDVLENGDKPVTGVADEVEDVTDGVGDNGYPVTGVTDQTGGTGIIDNGDNPVTGLTDEVDSGYPATGITDDIGDVTDELGEETSAIEVTDQAEEIIDGAEEGIPASDVIDQSEGTTDDIDQSGYLNGDVTDQPANVISAPTKCG, from the exons ATGTTG TGCCTGGCAGTAGCGGTCAGGGCTTGCCACTTAA atcttcataaaaataaacataaagatTGCGACAAAAATAATCACAAAGATGATGATTGCGACAAAAATAATGACAAAGATGATGATTGCGACAATGATAGTGACAAAGATGACGACtctgatgaagatgatgattgcGATAACAATAATCACAAAGATAAACATAAGCACAATCACAAAGATGATAATAAACATAATGACAAAGTTGATGACTGCAAAGAAAAAGTTGGATCAActg ATCGTGGTGGTAATAGACGTAATTCTGAACCGAGGAGAGGAAGACAACAATTGAAACCAGTTTATAAAATACCGAGACAACCAACTCATCAGAAACCTATGCCAATCGGACAACCAACTCAACAGCAACCCATTCCGAGCCAACCACAACCTATACCGAGCCAACCAGCTCAACCGCAACCTTTACCAAGTCAACCAATTCAAACGCAACCAGCTCCAATACCTAGCAACCCTCAACCGACTTCACAGG TTGCTGGTGGTCTGGCGTTAGCATCGACGAGGGGTGCCGACAGTTCTGCCGCCGCTACGTCTGGTGACGGATCAGCTGCCGCTGGCAACCTGGTCCCCAATGGCAGAAACGTCCTCGCCAGATCCACCAACATTGGCAGTAGTGCTGCCGCGACAGGCGAGAACGCTTCCGCCGCCGCTCTGAACCCTGCCAGTAGCACAAATAACCCTGGCAACAATCCGACAATTCCTGACGCCAATCCCCTAAACCCTGGCAATAATACACCAAATCCTGGCAACAATACACCAAATCCTGGCAACAATACACCAATCCCTGACAACAATACCCCAAACCCTGGCAACAATACCCCAAACCCTGGCAACAATACCCCAAACCCTG ataaaaaatgtgacaaaaaaGGCGACTTGCTAGACTTGGATTTAAACGCAGTTTTAGACTTAGGCg GTGGTGTTAAAGATAAATTGCCTACAAATTCGCTACCAGCTGCCAATACTCTACCAACTGATGCCAAACCCTGTGGAGATGCCAAAGCACCAGTGGACCCCAGTTCCCTGCCAGTGAACCCCGCTTCCCTGCCAGTGAACCCCACTGGCCTGCCAGTGGACCCCACTGGCCTGCCAGTGGACCCCACTTCCCTGCCAGTGGACCCCACTTCCCTGCCAGTGGACCCCACTGGCCTGCCAGTGAACCCCAGTTCCCTGCCAGTCGACAGTGTTACTAAGTGTGCCAACCCTGATTCTCTTATCA GATGCAATAAAGGCGTCGGCGGCAATGGAGGGGGAGATCTAATAAGTGGTGCATTGGGCAAAGGCGGCAAATTTTTTGGTGGTCTTGGTGGTCTTACTGGTGGAGCTGGCGGTCTTACTGGTGGGGCCGGTGGTCTTACTGACACAGCTGGTGGTGTAAGCCATGCTACTGATGCAGCTGGTGATCTTGGTGGTCTTACTGGTGGAGCTGGTGGTATTACTGGTGGGGCCGGTGGTCTCACTGACACAGCTGGTGGTGTAAGCCATGCTACTGATGCAGCTGGTGATCTTGGTGGTCTTACTGGTGGAGCTGGCGGTCTTACTGGTGGAGCTGGTGGTCTCACTGATACAGCTGGTGGTGTAAGCCATGCTACTGATGCAGCAGGTGATCTTGGCGGTCTTACTGGTGGGGCTGGCGGTCTTACTGGTGGAGCTGACTATCCCATTGAAGCAGTAAAAGACATCGGTGGCAAAAAGGTTAATGCTTTTAAAGGATTAAAAGACAAAGCTGGCAATGTGATTGGTGGCATTACTGCTAAAAAAGTAAATGCTATTAAGGGGTTAAAAGGCAATAACATTGAAGGAGTTAAAGGCAAAGCTGGCGATGTGATTGGAACTAAACAAGGAAAAGGTAAAATTACCAAAGGTAAACTTGCCAAAAGTAAACTTGCCAAAGATAAACTTGCCAAAGGCAAACTCAGCAAAGGCAAACTCATCAAAGGCAAACTTGCCAAAGACAAACTCGCTAAAAGCAAAATTGCTAAAAGTAAACTCGCCAAAGGAAAACTTGCCAAAAGCAAACTCGTCAAAGGTAAACTCGCCAAAGGCAAAAAAGGAAAAGTTTTTGATGCTGTTACCGGCGGTCGTCGTGGTGGCAAAGGAG GATGCAACAAAAAAGGAAAAGGTGGAAAAGATCAACCAAATCCCGTAACTGATGTAACTGATCAAACAGGGGGAGTCACTGATGGTCTTGTTGGAGGAAACCCAGCAACCGATGTGAAACAAGCTGAAGGTGTCACAGACGTTCTTGAAAACGGAGACAAACCAGTAACTGGAGTGGCTGACGAAGTTGAAGACGTTACTGACGGTGTTGGTGATAATGGATATCCAGTAACAGGAGTGACTGACCAAACTGGAGGGACAGGTATTATTGATAACGGAGATAACCCAGTAACCGGACTAACTGATGAAGTTGATAGTGGATATCCAGCAACAGGAATAACTGATGATATTGGAGACGTCACTGATGAACTTGGTGAAGAAACATCAGCAATCGAAGTGACTGATCAAGCCGAAGAAATCATCGATGGTGCCGAAGAAGGAATCCCAGCTAGCGATGTAATAGACCAATCAGAAGGAACTACTGACGATATTGACCAATCAGGATACTTGAATGGCGATGTGACAGACCAACCAGCGAACGTCATTTCTGCTCCTACTAAATGTGGATAA